A region of Mugil cephalus isolate CIBA_MC_2020 chromosome 3, CIBA_Mcephalus_1.1, whole genome shotgun sequence DNA encodes the following proteins:
- the spata17 gene encoding spermatogenesis-associated protein 17, with amino-acid sequence MAELLRVQSELEEFQKEYFFRNCQAEQNRQKEVQAATRIQSWFRGCKVRAYLSHLHMKAIIIQKIWRGFTARARVRQMVKAAYFIMKMNFYEEMAVRIQRRWRGFFVRKYIHNFYARKRYMEGLAIKNELVRRELDKIEEIQKRQRDCLEMAKEQTAKVYQAHRLHHLLSTKQSPGVYNSPFRPAPHEMELLLRQVKYQAPTRLAPRGRACPLGIPDPTAPSFPGTVESPWIETTRTGFSRPTLPPIVGKKQQGLVREPGDVWEQRVHCPDVMLCLQTSYTHLEEAQNQLREHESLRLPSVTLEMISMLHPLSHSSNSFTQPAYASKSFR; translated from the exons ATGGCTGAGCTGCTGAGAGTCCAAAGTGAACTCGAGGAGTTTCAAAAGGAATATTTCTTCAGGAACTG CCAAGCCGAGCAGAACAGACAGAAGGAGGTCCAGGCTGCCACCCGGATTCAGAGCTGGTTCAGAGGCTGCAAAGTGCGGGCTTACCTCAG CCATCTGCACATGAAGGCAATCATTATACAGAAGATATGGCGGGGCTTCACAGCAAGGGCACGTGTCAGACAAATGGTGAAG GCGGCATATTTTATCATGAAGATGAATTTCTACGAGGAGATGGCGGTCAGG ATCCAGCGGAGATGGAGAGGATTCTTTGTGAGGAAGTACATCCATAACTTCTACGCACGGAAACGCTACATGGAAGGGCTCGCCATAAAAAATGAGCTGGTCAG GAGGGAACTGGACAAAATTGAGGAAAtccagaagagacagagagactgtCTGGAGATGGCGAAAGAGCAGACAGCCAAAGTCTACCAGGCTCATCGGTTACACCACCTCCTCAGTACTAAGCAG agccCAGGAGTCTACAACTCTCCATTCAGGCCGGCGCCCCATGAGATGGAGCTACTGCTGAGGCAGGTCAAGTACCAGGCCCCCACCAGGCTGGCCCCCAGAGGCAGGGCGTGTCCCTTGGGCATTCCTGACCCAACAGCCCCCAGTTTCCCCGGGACTGTTGAATCCCCGTGGATAGAAACCACTAGAACCGGCTTCTCCAGGCCCACACTGCCTCCCATCGTTGGCAAGAAACAGCAG GGTCTCGTCAGAGAGCCGGGAGATGTGTGGGAACAGCGTGTGCATTGTCCCGACGTGATGTTGTGTCTGCAGACCTCATACACTCACCTGGAGGAGGCACAAAATCAGCTGCGGGAACACGAGTCACTAAGACTCCCCAGTGTCACACT GGAAATGATAAGTATGCTCCACCCTCTGAGCCACAGCAGTAATTCCTTCACTCAGCCGGCCTACGCCAGCAAGAGCTTCAGATGA